From a single Nicotiana tomentosiformis chromosome 2, ASM39032v3, whole genome shotgun sequence genomic region:
- the LOC104106731 gene encoding 1-aminocyclopropane-1-carboxylate oxidase-like, which yields MASTFPVVDLWLLQTEKRAETMDKIKDACENWGFFELVNHGISHEVLDTIEKLTKEHYKKCMEQRFKEMVASKGLEAVQTEIDDLDWESTFYLKHLPVSNLYEVPELEDKYRNVMKDFALKLEKLAEHLLDLLCENLGLEQGYLKKAFYGSNGPTFGTKVSNYPPCPKPELIKGLRAHTDAGGLILLFQDDKVSGLQLLKDGNWIDVPPMKHSIVINLGDQLEVITNGRYKSIEHRVIAQQDGTRMSIASFYNPGSDAVIFPAPELVEKAEEENKLKYPKFVFEDYMKLYAGLKFQAKQPRFEAMKAVETTVNISPIETV from the exons ATGGCGAGTACTTTCCCAGTTGTGGATTTGTGGTTACTTCAAACTGAGAAAAGGGCTGAAACTATGGATAAGATCAAAGATGCATGTGAAAACTGGGGTTTCTTTGAG CTTGTGAATCATGGGATTTCCCATGAAGTGCTGGACACTATTGAGAAGCTTACTAAGGAGCATTACAAGAAATGCATGGAGCAAAGGTTCAAGGAAATGGTGGCAAGTAAAGGTCTTGAGGCTGTCCAAACTGAGATTGATGATCTTGATTGGGAGAGCACTTTTTACTTGAAACACCTCCCTGTTTCCAATCTGTATGAAGTTCCAGAGTTAGAGGATAAATACAG AAATGTCATGAAGGATTTCGCGTTGAAGCTAGAGAAACTAGCTGAACATCTTCTTGATTTGCTGTGTGAGAACCTCGGGCTCGAGCAAGGTTATTTGAAGAAAGCATTTTATGGCTCAAATGGTCCAACTTTTGGGACCAAAGTTAGCAACTATCCTCCTTGCCCCAAGCCAGAACTGATCAAAGGCCTACGAGCTCACACTGATGCTGGTGGCCTAATCCTGCTTTTCCAAGATGACAAAGTCAGTGGTCTTCAGTTACTGAAAGATGGCAATTGGATTGATGTCCCACCTATGAAACACTCTATTGTCATCAACCTTGGCGACCAGCTGGAG GTGATAACGAATGGAAGATACAAGAGTATTGAGCACAGAGTTATTGCTCAACAAGATGGCACTAGAATGTCAATTGCTTCCTTTTATAATCCAGGAAGTGATGCTGTGATATTTCCAGCACCAGAGTTGGTTGAAAAGGCAGAAGAAGAGAACAAGTTGAAGTATCCCAAATTTGTATTTGAAGATTACATGAAGCTGTATGCAGGTCTCAAATTCCAGGCTAAGCAACCTAGGTTTGAGGCTATGAAAGCCGTGGAGACTACTGTCAACATAAGTCCAATTGAAACTGTTTGA